From a single Sphingosinicellaceae bacterium genomic region:
- a CDS encoding YjbE family putative metal transport protein (Members of this highly hydrophobic protein family,regularly are found preceded by the yybP-ykoY manganese riboswitch (see RF00080). A metal cation transport function is proposed.) — protein sequence MDIAAVLTPAALAVFGQVVLIDLVLAGDNAIVVGALAAGLPIKDRRRVILIGIMAAFLMRIGFALMATWLLQIIGLVLAGGVLLLWVSWRMWRDVRQPPHNENAAHLVQPRSFGAAAFQVAVADLSMSLDNVLAVAGAAREHPYIMVAGLVLSVAMMGLAANWIAGLIERFRWIAYIGLLTIVAVALKMIWDGYHQVEPFAERMLIG from the coding sequence ATGGACATCGCCGCCGTGCTGACCCCTGCCGCACTCGCCGTCTTCGGGCAGGTGGTGCTGATCGACCTCGTGCTGGCGGGCGACAACGCGATCGTCGTCGGGGCGCTCGCGGCCGGGCTGCCGATCAAGGACCGCCGGCGCGTCATCCTGATCGGCATCATGGCGGCGTTCCTGATGCGGATTGGCTTCGCTCTGATGGCGACGTGGCTGCTGCAGATCATCGGGCTGGTGCTGGCGGGCGGCGTGCTGCTGCTGTGGGTGTCGTGGCGGATGTGGCGCGACGTCCGCCAGCCGCCGCACAACGAGAACGCGGCGCACCTCGTGCAGCCGCGCAGCTTCGGCGCGGCGGCGTTCCAGGTCGCGGTCGCCGACCTGTCGATGTCGCTCGACAACGTCCTTGCGGTCGCCGGCGCGGCGCGCGAGCACCCTTACATCATGGTCGCCGGGCTGGTGCTGTCGGTGGCGATGATGGGGCTCGCCGCCAACTGGATCGCCGGGCTGATCGAGCGCTTCCGCTGGATCGCCTACATCGGGCTGCTGACCATCGTCGCGGTGGCACTCAAGATGATCTGGGACGGCTATCACCAGGTCGAGCCGTTCGCCGAACGGATGTTGATAGGCTGA
- the msrB gene encoding peptide-methionine (R)-S-oxide reductase MsrB, which produces MIDSITRRGAISLGALALAAPLVLKFGGSARAAPATRYTVTLAPAQWRARLSPAAYNVLREAGTERPFTSPLNDEHRKGVFTCAGCALPLFASDTKFDSHTGWPSFFRPLDHAVLTTTDTAFMMERTEVHCRRCGGHLGHVFDDGPPPTGKRYCMNGVAMKFAATKA; this is translated from the coding sequence ATGATCGACAGCATCACCCGTCGCGGCGCAATCAGCCTTGGAGCACTGGCCCTCGCCGCGCCCCTTGTTCTCAAGTTCGGAGGATCGGCGCGCGCTGCCCCCGCCACCCGCTACACGGTCACGCTGGCCCCGGCGCAGTGGCGCGCCCGGCTTAGCCCGGCCGCCTACAACGTGCTGCGCGAGGCGGGAACGGAGCGCCCGTTCACCTCGCCGCTGAACGACGAGCACCGCAAGGGTGTCTTCACCTGTGCCGGCTGCGCGCTGCCGCTGTTCGCCAGCGACACCAAGTTCGACAGTCACACCGGCTGGCCGAGCTTCTTCCGGCCGCTCGACCATGCGGTGCTGACCACCACCGACACCGCATTCATGATGGAGCGCACCGAAGTCCATTGCCGACGCTGCGGTGGCCACCTCGGCCACGTCTTCGACGATGGGCCGCCACCAACCGGCAAGCGCTATTGCATGAACGGCGTCGCGATGAAGTTTGCCGCGACCAAGGCTTAA
- the msrA gene encoding peptide-methionine (S)-S-oxide reductase MsrA, protein MSKLTTGLVTVGIVGAAAFTFLQPAASAEAMRVVPAPVVDEVRPAKPATEVAVLAGGCFWGLEGVFEHVAGVKDVVSGYAGGGASTAHYEIVGSGLTGHAESVRITYDPAKVSFGQLLRVYFSVATDPTELNRQGPDTGSQYRGTVFAQTPEQVRIAKAYIAQLKPAFAKPVVTTIETGKAFYPAEAYHQDFLNRNPDYPYIVVNDMPKVTALKRLFPALYKG, encoded by the coding sequence ATGAGCAAATTGACCACCGGCCTCGTGACCGTCGGCATCGTCGGCGCCGCGGCGTTCACTTTCCTCCAGCCCGCAGCATCGGCGGAAGCGATGCGGGTCGTTCCCGCGCCCGTCGTCGACGAGGTGCGTCCCGCCAAACCAGCCACCGAGGTCGCGGTGCTGGCCGGCGGCTGCTTCTGGGGCCTCGAGGGCGTCTTCGAGCACGTCGCCGGGGTCAAGGACGTCGTCTCGGGCTATGCTGGCGGCGGTGCTTCGACGGCGCATTACGAGATCGTCGGATCGGGCCTGACCGGGCACGCCGAGTCGGTACGCATCACCTATGATCCGGCTAAAGTCAGCTTTGGGCAGCTGCTGCGGGTGTATTTCTCGGTCGCGACCGACCCGACCGAGCTCAACCGCCAGGGACCGGACACCGGCAGTCAGTACCGCGGCACCGTCTTCGCCCAGACGCCAGAGCAGGTGCGAATTGCGAAGGCCTATATCGCGCAGCTGAAGCCGGCGTTCGCCAAGCCGGTGGTGACGACGATCGAGACCGGCAAGGCGTTCTACCCGGCCGAGGCGTACCATCAGGACTTCCTGAACCGGAACCCCGACTATCCCTACATCGTCGTCAACGACATGCCGAAGGTCACGGCGCTGAAGCGGCTTTTCCCGGCGTTGTACAAGGGCTGA
- a CDS encoding sterol desaturase family protein, whose amino-acid sequence MSDNLSHFAFEVFRLAVWLALLVAVFVPLERLFALRTGKAWRPGVLTDLGYYFLSSLVPAVLLGLPMALVATAVHTVVPASYYAAVAALPAWSKIALAFLVGETGFYWGHRLSHHVPLLWRFHAVHHSPAHLDFLINTRAHPVDMLFTRLCGLVPLYALGLAGTGAGGASLPALVIVVGSFWGFFIHANLRWRLGPLEWLVATPAFHHWHHTRREHIDRNFASMLPALDRLFGTHHLPREWPAEYGTDTVMAPTLAGQMVQPFQRPASRAVVSPCTTPGKAASAP is encoded by the coding sequence GTGTCCGACAACCTGTCACATTTTGCCTTTGAGGTGTTTCGCCTCGCGGTCTGGCTGGCGCTGCTGGTCGCCGTGTTCGTACCGCTCGAGCGCCTGTTCGCCCTGCGTACCGGCAAGGCCTGGCGTCCCGGCGTGCTGACCGACCTCGGCTATTATTTCCTCAGCAGCCTGGTGCCCGCGGTCCTGCTCGGGCTGCCGATGGCGCTGGTCGCGACCGCCGTCCACACCGTCGTGCCGGCGAGCTATTACGCCGCGGTCGCCGCGCTGCCGGCCTGGTCGAAGATCGCGCTGGCATTCCTGGTCGGCGAGACCGGCTTCTACTGGGGACACCGGCTCAGCCATCACGTGCCGCTGCTATGGCGCTTCCACGCCGTCCACCACAGCCCAGCTCACCTCGACTTCCTGATCAACACCCGCGCCCACCCGGTCGACATGCTGTTCACGCGGCTGTGCGGGCTGGTGCCGCTCTATGCTCTCGGCCTGGCGGGGACCGGAGCCGGCGGGGCGAGCCTGCCGGCGCTGGTCATCGTCGTCGGCAGCTTCTGGGGCTTCTTCATCCACGCCAATTTGCGCTGGCGGCTGGGCCCACTCGAGTGGCTGGTGGCGACGCCCGCCTTCCACCACTGGCACCACACGCGGCGCGAGCATATCGACCGCAACTTCGCCTCGATGCTGCCCGCCCTCGATCGGCTGTTCGGCACCCATCACCTGCCGCGCGAATGGCCCGCCGAATACGGTACCGACACCGTCATGGCACCGACGCTGGCCGGCCAAATGGTCCAGCCGTTCCAGCGCCCGGCAAGCCGCGCTGTCGTCAGCCCTTGTACAACGCCGGGAAAAGCCGCTTCAGCGCCGTGA
- a CDS encoding PEPxxWA-CTERM sorting domain-containing protein, protein MTFTASAVSQVLSFLAVGTPNGAPPISFLDGVSLTAAVPEPATWGLMLVGFGAVGITARRRSNVVAA, encoded by the coding sequence ATGACCTTCACCGCCTCGGCCGTGTCGCAGGTCCTCAGCTTCCTCGCCGTCGGCACCCCCAATGGTGCCCCGCCGATCTCGTTCCTCGACGGCGTCTCGCTGACCGCCGCGGTTCCCGAGCCCGCCACCTGGGGCCTGATGCTCGTCGGCTTCGGCGCGGTCGGCATCACCGCACGCCGCCGCAGCAACGTCGTTGCTGCCTGA
- a CDS encoding amino acid permease gives MSNPDKQLGLGLATALVAGNMIGSGIYLLPLTTATIGSMTIVSWVVIAAGALLLALVFARVAVLRLTAGCTLSDIVRAEFGGFAAYLWSFLYWLSATTGCIAVALAAIGYLAWFVPRLAEPWWTVVGTVAALWIMTAANLFGARLVARIEAGALVIGLVPVLLVAVAGWWWFSADIFTASWNVSGQPITTALPASLVLIFWAFTGLESAAMASAVVANPARDVPIATVGGVAVAAVIYIAACTALSGITPALEMARQTAPFADAVARAVGGIAGGLVAACALIKASGTLGGWLLVGAETARAGAHAGLFPRGLYEDFDRPPRRALLLIAAGLSLVTLATAAPSIGKQFETIINVSTLFCLFAYLGICCVLAKIGTTRDRWLAAAMFVFTAGVCGASDPRLLGISIAIAAVGALPWLALRRQRPVVA, from the coding sequence ATGAGCAACCCCGACAAGCAACTCGGCCTCGGCCTCGCGACCGCGCTGGTCGCGGGCAACATGATCGGCTCGGGCATCTACCTGCTGCCGCTGACCACCGCGACGATCGGCTCGATGACGATCGTCTCGTGGGTGGTGATCGCGGCAGGCGCGCTGCTGCTGGCGCTGGTCTTTGCACGGGTCGCGGTGCTGCGGCTGACCGCCGGGTGCACGCTATCCGACATCGTCCGCGCCGAGTTCGGCGGCTTCGCGGCGTACCTGTGGAGCTTCCTGTACTGGCTGTCGGCGACGACCGGCTGCATCGCCGTGGCGCTGGCCGCGATCGGCTACCTCGCGTGGTTCGTGCCGCGCCTCGCAGAGCCGTGGTGGACCGTGGTCGGCACCGTCGCGGCGCTGTGGATCATGACCGCGGCGAACCTGTTCGGGGCGCGGCTGGTAGCGCGGATCGAGGCGGGCGCGCTGGTCATCGGGCTCGTGCCGGTGCTCCTGGTCGCAGTCGCGGGTTGGTGGTGGTTCTCCGCCGATATCTTCACCGCCTCGTGGAACGTCAGCGGCCAGCCGATCACGACCGCGCTGCCGGCCTCGCTGGTGCTGATCTTCTGGGCCTTCACGGGGCTCGAGAGCGCCGCGATGGCGAGCGCCGTGGTCGCCAACCCGGCCCGCGACGTGCCGATCGCGACGGTTGGCGGGGTCGCCGTCGCCGCGGTCATCTACATCGCCGCGTGCACCGCGCTCAGCGGCATCACCCCGGCGCTCGAGATGGCCAGGCAGACCGCGCCCTTCGCCGATGCGGTGGCGCGCGCCGTCGGCGGCATCGCGGGCGGGCTGGTCGCGGCGTGCGCGCTGATCAAGGCCAGTGGCACGCTCGGCGGCTGGCTGCTGGTCGGCGCCGAGACCGCCCGCGCCGGAGCCCACGCCGGCCTGTTCCCGCGCGGCCTGTACGAGGATTTCGACCGCCCGCCGCGCCGCGCGCTGCTGCTCATCGCCGCCGGCCTCAGCCTCGTCACGCTGGCCACGGCAGCCCCGAGCATCGGCAAGCAGTTCGAGACGATCATCAACGTCTCGACGCTGTTCTGCCTGTTCGCCTACCTCGGCATCTGCTGCGTGCTGGCGAAGATCGGTACGACCCGCGACCGCTGGCTGGCGGCGGCGATGTTCGTGTTCACTGCCGGGGTCTGCGGCGCGTCCGACCCGAGGCTGCTCGGCATCAGCATCGCGATTGCCGCGGTCGGTGCGCTGCCGTGGCTGGCGCTGCGGCGGCAGCGGCCGGTCGTCGCCTGA
- a CDS encoding enoyl-CoA hydratase/isomerase family protein, translating to MTAMSAVVDLSVDGELGILTVNSPPVNALSADVRDGLSAGIAAAAADPAIKAVVLICGGRTFIAGADISEFGKPPRGASLHQLQRDMENCPKPIVAAIHGTALGGGLEVALTCHYRVAVPSAKLGLPEVKLGLLPGAGGTQRLPRLVGPEQALKMVTSGVPISAKAALAAGLIDDLAPEGALLETAKAFASRPGLALVKVRDRRDKVEAARATAPQMFAEFRKANARQFRGFDAPEANIKCIEAAVNLPFEDGLKVERDLFMPLMTGLQSKAQRYVFFAERQANKIEGLAADAPVLTVETVGIIGAGTMGGGIAMNFLNAGVPVTMVEMQQDALDRGVATVRKNYENTAAKGRMTADDVEKRMGLLTPTLAMEDLGQADLIIEAVYENMDIKKQVFGKLDAIAKRGAILASNTSYLNVDEIAASTSRPGSVVGLHFFSPANVMRLLEVVRGAKTDTAVLSTAMAAAKRIGKVAVVAGVCHGFIGNRMLGSRQRQAMALIVEGALPEQVDRVLYDFGFPMGPFQMSDLAGLDIGWSAETSKGVSIRDRLCEAGLRGQKNGKGFYDYDAQRNRVPSPVANDIILAYAAEKGINRREIGDQEILERCLYPIVNEGAKILEEKMAQRASDIDIVWINGYGWPVYRGGPMFWADSEGLPKIVERLTHYGFEVAPLLAQLAGEGKSFTGQF from the coding sequence ATGACGGCAATGAGCGCGGTAGTCGATCTGAGCGTCGACGGCGAACTGGGCATCCTCACGGTCAACTCGCCGCCGGTGAACGCGCTCTCGGCCGACGTCCGCGACGGGCTGTCGGCGGGCATCGCCGCTGCCGCCGCCGACCCGGCAATCAAGGCCGTCGTGCTGATCTGCGGCGGTCGCACCTTTATTGCCGGCGCCGACATCAGCGAGTTCGGCAAGCCGCCGCGCGGTGCCTCGCTCCACCAGCTCCAGCGCGACATGGAGAATTGCCCGAAGCCGATCGTCGCCGCGATCCACGGCACCGCGCTCGGCGGCGGGCTGGAGGTCGCGTTGACTTGCCACTACCGCGTCGCCGTGCCTTCCGCGAAGCTCGGCCTGCCCGAGGTCAAGCTTGGTCTCCTCCCGGGTGCGGGCGGGACCCAGCGGCTGCCACGGCTCGTCGGCCCGGAGCAGGCGCTGAAGATGGTGACCAGCGGCGTGCCGATCTCGGCCAAGGCAGCGCTGGCGGCCGGACTGATCGACGACCTCGCCCCCGAGGGCGCGCTGCTCGAGACGGCCAAGGCATTTGCTAGCCGCCCCGGACTCGCGCTGGTCAAGGTCCGCGACCGGCGGGACAAGGTCGAGGCGGCACGTGCCACTGCGCCGCAGATGTTCGCCGAGTTCCGCAAGGCCAATGCCCGCCAGTTCCGCGGTTTCGACGCCCCCGAGGCCAACATCAAGTGCATCGAGGCGGCGGTGAACCTGCCCTTCGAGGACGGCCTCAAGGTCGAGCGCGACCTGTTCATGCCGCTGATGACCGGCCTCCAGTCGAAAGCCCAGCGCTATGTCTTCTTTGCCGAGCGCCAGGCCAACAAGATCGAGGGGCTCGCGGCGGACGCGCCGGTCCTGACCGTCGAGACCGTCGGCATCATCGGTGCCGGCACGATGGGCGGCGGCATCGCGATGAACTTCCTCAACGCCGGCGTGCCGGTGACGATGGTGGAGATGCAGCAGGACGCGCTCGACCGCGGCGTCGCGACGGTTCGCAAGAATTACGAGAACACCGCAGCCAAGGGCCGCATGACCGCCGACGACGTCGAGAAGCGCATGGGCCTGCTGACCCCGACGCTGGCGATGGAGGACCTCGGCCAGGCCGACCTGATCATCGAGGCGGTCTACGAGAACATGGACATCAAGAAGCAGGTGTTCGGAAAGCTGGACGCGATCGCCAAGCGCGGCGCGATCCTCGCGTCCAACACCAGCTACCTGAACGTCGACGAGATCGCTGCCTCGACATCGCGCCCGGGCAGCGTCGTCGGGCTGCACTTCTTCTCGCCCGCCAACGTCATGCGGCTGCTCGAGGTCGTGCGCGGGGCCAAGACCGATACCGCGGTGCTGTCGACCGCGATGGCGGCAGCGAAGCGCATCGGCAAGGTCGCGGTGGTGGCGGGCGTCTGCCACGGCTTTATCGGCAACCGCATGCTCGGCAGCCGCCAGCGGCAGGCGATGGCGCTCATAGTCGAGGGCGCGTTGCCCGAGCAGGTCGACCGCGTCCTTTACGATTTCGGCTTCCCGATGGGGCCGTTCCAGATGTCGGACCTGGCGGGCCTCGACATCGGCTGGTCCGCCGAGACCTCGAAGGGTGTTTCGATCCGCGACCGGCTTTGCGAGGCTGGCCTGCGCGGCCAGAAGAACGGCAAGGGCTTCTACGACTACGACGCGCAGCGGAACCGCGTGCCGAGCCCCGTCGCCAACGACATCATCCTCGCCTACGCCGCCGAGAAGGGCATCAACCGCCGCGAGATCGGGGATCAGGAAATCCTCGAGCGCTGCCTGTATCCGATCGTCAACGAGGGCGCGAAGATCCTCGAGGAGAAGATGGCGCAGCGTGCCTCGGACATCGATATTGTCTGGATCAACGGCTACGGCTGGCCGGTCTACCGCGGCGGGCCGATGTTCTGGGCCGACAGCGAGGGCCTCCCCAAGATCGTCGAGCGCCTGACCCACTACGGCTTCGAGGTCGCGCCGCTGCTGGCGCAACTGGCGGGCGAAGGCAAGTCGTTCACGGGCCAGTTCTGA
- a CDS encoding multidrug effflux MFS transporter, producing the protein MLGSLTAFGALTIDLYLPALPSIAREFGVGAAASQQTLVAFFVGMSLGQLVYGPISDRIGRRPPLLFGIALYIVASLACAFAPTIGALVAGRFVQALGCCAGMVVARSVVRDRFDHQDSARIFSLLTLVLGVAPMIAPTVGGWLVTVTTWRWLFGILATAGAAVGFAVVFNLDESRSAETAAKARAETPLSAYLALLKKRRLIGYLLASALGGATLFSYIASAPDLIIAIWGFSPRAFGLIFAVIAIGVIGSSQVNRWLLNTYSADHILGIAVLFAVGFGVALLAATLVHADKWIVLALMFATLSMNGLCGANALAGALSVDPLRSGSTSGMFGASSFAFGAGAAALAGAFHDGTERPMAAVMATSLVLAAVALYGLALPRRGEAELP; encoded by the coding sequence TTGCTTGGCTCGCTGACGGCGTTCGGCGCGCTGACCATCGACCTGTACCTGCCGGCGCTGCCCAGCATCGCCCGCGAGTTCGGGGTCGGGGCGGCCGCGTCGCAGCAGACCCTTGTCGCGTTCTTCGTCGGCATGTCGCTCGGGCAGCTGGTCTACGGGCCGATCTCAGACCGCATCGGACGGCGGCCGCCGCTGCTGTTCGGCATCGCGCTGTACATCGTCGCGTCGCTCGCCTGCGCCTTCGCCCCGACCATCGGCGCGCTGGTCGCTGGGCGTTTCGTCCAGGCGCTGGGCTGCTGCGCCGGCATGGTGGTGGCACGCTCGGTCGTCCGCGACCGCTTCGACCATCAGGATTCGGCGCGCATCTTCTCGCTGCTGACCCTGGTCCTCGGCGTCGCGCCGATGATCGCGCCGACGGTCGGCGGCTGGCTGGTGACCGTGACGACGTGGCGGTGGCTGTTCGGTATCCTTGCCACGGCGGGCGCGGCGGTCGGCTTCGCGGTGGTCTTCAACCTCGACGAGTCGCGGTCGGCCGAGACCGCAGCGAAGGCGCGTGCCGAGACGCCGCTGTCGGCGTATCTGGCGCTGCTCAAAAAGCGCCGGCTGATCGGCTACCTGCTCGCGAGTGCGCTCGGCGGCGCTACACTGTTCAGCTACATCGCCAGCGCACCCGACCTGATCATCGCAATCTGGGGCTTCTCACCGCGCGCCTTCGGGCTGATCTTCGCGGTCATCGCGATCGGCGTTATCGGGTCGAGCCAGGTCAACCGCTGGCTGCTCAACACCTATTCCGCCGACCACATCCTCGGCATCGCGGTGCTCTTCGCGGTCGGCTTTGGGGTGGCGTTGCTCGCCGCGACCCTGGTCCATGCCGACAAGTGGATCGTGCTCGCGCTGATGTTCGCGACACTGAGCATGAACGGCCTGTGCGGAGCCAATGCGCTGGCCGGCGCGCTGTCGGTCGATCCGCTGCGCTCCGGGTCGACGTCGGGGATGTTCGGCGCGTCGAGCTTTGCCTTCGGGGCGGGCGCGGCGGCGCTGGCAGGAGCGTTCCACGATGGCACCGAGCGGCCGATGGCGGCGGTGATGGCCACCAGTCTCGTGCTGGCGGCGGTCGCGCTCTATGGGCTGGCGCTGCCCCGGCGCGGCGAGGCCGAGCTGCCATGA
- a CDS encoding EamA family transporter, with protein MTQEFGWRPALLALAVVAVWGVNFAVIKVALGELPPLLFAALRFTFAVFPLILFVKRPAVRWCQLARYGLFIGLGQFGLLFIAVDGLISPGLASLLLQVQVFFTIGMVMRGTGERLAGVQWIALAMAAAGIGIIIAHVGGSTTILGVGLCLTAAFCWASANIVNRSIGQVNMLGFIVWSSVFAVPPLYALAFAFEGSDRIVAALGHAGPGAWAAVAYQAVGNTMFGYGAWGWLLARYPASAVAPMSLLVPVFGMGTAAAWLGEPLEPWKLAAAALIIGGLAVNLLGPKVFRRLSAAPEG; from the coding sequence ATGACGCAGGAGTTCGGCTGGCGTCCGGCGCTGCTGGCGCTCGCGGTCGTCGCCGTCTGGGGCGTCAATTTCGCGGTCATCAAGGTCGCGCTGGGGGAGCTGCCGCCGCTGCTGTTCGCGGCGCTGCGCTTCACCTTCGCGGTGTTCCCGCTGATCCTGTTCGTCAAGCGCCCCGCGGTCCGCTGGTGCCAGCTCGCGCGCTACGGCCTGTTCATCGGGCTCGGCCAGTTCGGACTGCTGTTCATCGCCGTCGACGGGCTGATCTCGCCCGGCCTCGCGTCGCTGCTGCTCCAGGTCCAGGTGTTCTTCACCATCGGCATGGTGATGCGCGGCACCGGCGAGCGGCTGGCCGGCGTGCAGTGGATCGCGCTGGCAATGGCCGCGGCCGGGATCGGCATCATCATCGCCCACGTCGGCGGCTCGACCACCATCCTCGGCGTCGGCCTGTGCCTGACCGCGGCGTTCTGCTGGGCGTCGGCCAACATCGTCAACCGCAGCATCGGCCAGGTCAACATGCTCGGCTTCATTGTCTGGTCGAGCGTCTTCGCGGTGCCCCCGCTGTATGCGCTGGCGTTTGCATTCGAGGGCTCGGACCGGATCGTCGCGGCGCTCGGCCACGCCGGGCCGGGGGCGTGGGCCGCGGTCGCCTACCAGGCTGTCGGCAACACGATGTTCGGCTACGGTGCCTGGGGCTGGCTGCTGGCGCGCTATCCCGCCAGCGCGGTCGCGCCGATGTCGCTGCTCGTGCCGGTGTTCGGCATGGGCACCGCCGCCGCCTGGCTCGGCGAGCCGCTCGAGCCGTGGAAGCTCGCCGCTGCCGCGCTGATCATCGGCGGCCTCGCGGTCAATCTGCTTGGGCCCAAGGTGTTCAGGCGGCTGTCGGCGGCTCCGGAAGGGTGA
- a CDS encoding glutathione S-transferase produces MITVHHLNDSRSQRILWLCEELGTGYDIVFYMRDDLTRLAPPELKAIHPLGKSPVIDDGDLRLSESGAITDYLIRTYGQGALQPAPGTALHEQYLEWLHFAEGSAMLPLLLKLYTGRLGDAAAPLKPRIDEQIHSHLHFFSESLGDNDWLVGNTLSGADIMMSFVAEIAVAQGGAAHFPNLEAYVRRIQSRAAWQASLNRGGPYNLTLPEPPTAA; encoded by the coding sequence TTGATCACCGTCCACCACCTCAACGATTCGCGCTCGCAGCGCATCCTGTGGCTCTGCGAGGAGCTCGGCACCGGCTACGACATCGTGTTCTACATGCGCGACGACCTGACCCGGCTGGCACCGCCCGAGCTGAAGGCGATCCACCCCCTCGGCAAGTCGCCGGTGATCGACGACGGCGACCTGCGCCTCTCCGAATCCGGCGCGATCACCGATTACCTGATCCGCACCTATGGCCAGGGCGCGTTGCAACCGGCCCCGGGCACCGCGCTTCACGAGCAATATCTGGAGTGGCTGCACTTCGCCGAAGGCTCGGCGATGCTGCCCCTGCTGCTCAAGCTGTACACCGGCCGACTCGGCGACGCCGCCGCGCCGCTTAAGCCGCGTATCGACGAGCAAATCCACAGCCACCTGCACTTCTTCTCGGAAAGCCTCGGCGACAACGACTGGCTGGTCGGCAATACGCTGTCGGGGGCCGACATCATGATGAGCTTCGTCGCCGAGATCGCGGTGGCGCAGGGCGGCGCGGCCCACTTCCCGAACCTTGAGGCCTATGTCCGGCGTATCCAGTCGCGGGCCGCATGGCAGGCGTCGCTGAACCGCGGCGGGCCGTACAATCTCACCCTTCCGGAGCCGCCGACAGCCGCCTGA
- the arfB gene encoding aminoacyl-tRNA hydrolase, which yields MIDVTPEISIDESEFGETFIRASGPGGQNVNKVSSAVQLRFDARRSRALPDEVAVRLMRLAGSRLTRDGVIVLTADRFRDQARNRVDARERLVAMIVRAAAPPVPRRPTKVTKAAKARRVDGKVARGTVKATRGRVRSD from the coding sequence ATGATCGACGTCACCCCCGAAATCTCGATCGACGAAAGCGAGTTCGGCGAGACCTTCATCCGCGCCTCCGGGCCGGGCGGGCAGAACGTCAACAAGGTCAGCTCGGCGGTGCAATTGCGCTTCGATGCGCGGCGCTCGCGGGCGCTGCCGGACGAGGTCGCGGTGCGGCTGATGCGACTGGCGGGGTCGCGCTTGACCCGCGACGGGGTGATCGTGCTGACCGCCGACCGCTTCCGCGACCAGGCCCGGAACCGTGTCGACGCCCGCGAGCGGCTGGTCGCGATGATCGTCCGCGCCGCCGCGCCGCCGGTGCCGCGCCGTCCGACCAAGGTCACCAAGGCCGCCAAGGCCCGTCGCGTCGACGGCAAGGTCGCGCGGGGCACGGTGAAGGCGACGCGGGGGCGCGTGCGTTCCGACTAG
- a CDS encoding tyrosine recombinase XerC produces the protein MPTGRRPGRRSREPLPIAHAVAILDSHPATALVVAFVAHLGDARRRSPHTLRAYAATLHGFVAFMGLQLGGPVDIPALNSLEVTDLRAYLAHRRGAGLLNASLAREVAALRSFFAWGAGAYGLKRDAVARLKSPQVPRRVPRPVDPASALALAKNAGEFAVQPWIAARDTAVLLLCYGAGLRISEALALDAADLPFAETLSVTGKRNTTRVVPLLPAVREAVELYLKLCPFPRGGPVFRGAKGGTLQPELVRRSMAAARVALGLPASATPHALRHSFATHLLARGADLRSIQALLGHASLSSTQIYTAVDAAQLLDVYRNAHPRA, from the coding sequence ATGCCGACTGGGCGAAGACCGGGCAGACGATCGCGTGAACCGCTCCCGATAGCGCATGCCGTGGCGATCCTCGACAGCCACCCCGCCACGGCGCTGGTCGTCGCGTTCGTCGCGCACCTTGGCGATGCCCGCCGCCGCTCGCCCCATACGCTGCGGGCCTATGCAGCAACCCTGCACGGCTTCGTCGCATTCATGGGGCTGCAACTCGGCGGGCCGGTCGACATTCCGGCACTGAACAGCCTCGAGGTCACCGACCTGCGTGCCTATCTCGCGCATCGCCGCGGTGCCGGGCTGCTCAACGCCTCGCTGGCGCGCGAGGTCGCGGCGCTTAGAAGCTTTTTCGCCTGGGGGGCCGGTGCCTACGGCCTCAAGCGCGATGCGGTGGCGCGGCTCAAGTCGCCGCAAGTTCCCCGCCGGGTACCACGCCCGGTCGATCCCGCCTCGGCGCTGGCGCTGGCGAAGAACGCTGGCGAGTTTGCAGTCCAGCCATGGATCGCGGCGCGCGACACCGCGGTGCTGCTGCTGTGCTACGGTGCGGGCCTTCGGATTTCGGAGGCCCTTGCGCTCGATGCCGCCGACCTGCCGTTCGCCGAAACGCTCAGCGTCACCGGCAAGCGCAACACGACGCGCGTCGTGCCACTTCTCCCCGCGGTGCGCGAGGCGGTCGAACTGTACCTCAAGCTGTGCCCGTTCCCGCGCGGCGGCCCGGTATTCCGCGGCGCCAAGGGTGGCACGCTGCAGCCCGAACTGGTGCGCCGCTCGATGGCCGCCGCCCGCGTCGCGCTCGGGCTGCCGGCCAGCGCGACGCCGCACGCGCTCCGCCACAGTTTCGCGACGCACCTGCTGGCGCGTGGGGCCGACCTGCGCTCGATCCAGGCATTGCTCGGCCACGCCAGCCTGTCGTCGACACAGATCTACACCGCTGTCGACGCGGCGCAGCTGCTCGACGTGTACCGGAACGCCCATCCGCGGGCCTAG